In a single window of the Micromonospora inositola genome:
- a CDS encoding SDR family NAD(P)-dependent oxidoreductase — MRFQDRVALVTGGAAGLGEAAARRFAAEGAKVVIADIDAEGAERVAAGLPDGYAVTMDTGEATSVEQGIADAMQRYGRIDVIFNNAGIDGQQQPLHEMDVANWERVRRVNGDGVFFVLRYGIEAMLRGGGGAIVNTSSTTGLAAQENISPYTFTKAGMVGLTRSAAIEYAARGIRVNAVAPTVVLTPLVEHFIDSAPDPGQMRRQMESFNPKPGIPTPDDVAGVVAFLASDEAAWITGHTVPVDGGYVAR; from the coding sequence ATGCGGTTTCAGGACAGGGTTGCGCTCGTCACCGGCGGGGCGGCCGGGCTCGGCGAGGCGGCCGCCCGGCGGTTCGCCGCCGAGGGGGCCAAGGTGGTGATCGCCGACATCGACGCCGAGGGCGCCGAGCGGGTCGCGGCCGGGCTTCCCGACGGGTACGCGGTGACCATGGACACCGGCGAGGCAACCTCGGTGGAGCAGGGCATCGCCGACGCCATGCAGCGGTACGGCCGGATCGACGTCATCTTCAACAACGCCGGCATCGACGGGCAGCAGCAGCCGCTGCACGAGATGGACGTGGCGAACTGGGAGCGGGTGCGCCGGGTCAACGGCGACGGCGTCTTCTTCGTCCTCCGGTACGGCATCGAGGCGATGCTGCGCGGCGGCGGCGGCGCGATCGTGAACACCTCCTCCACCACCGGGCTGGCCGCCCAGGAGAACATCTCCCCGTACACCTTCACCAAGGCCGGCATGGTCGGCCTGACCCGCTCGGCGGCGATCGAGTACGCGGCGCGCGGCATCCGGGTCAACGCGGTCGCCCCGACGGTGGTGCTGACCCCGCTGGTGGAGCACTTCATCGACAGCGCGCCGGACCCGGGGCAGATGCGCCGGCAGATGGAGTCGTTCAACCCGAAGCCCGGCATCCCCACCCCGGACGACGTGGCCGGGGTGGTCGCCTTCCTCGCCTCCGACGAGGCCGCCTGGATCACCGGCCACACCGTCCCGGTCGACGGCGGCTACGTGGCCCGCTGA
- a CDS encoding DNA-3-methyladenine glycosylase I, protein MTDLVTGPEGLPRCAWGASTPDYAVYHDREWGRALRGDDALYERLTLEAFQSGLSWLTILRKRPAFRIAFDEFRIDKVAGYGEADIARLLADTGIVRNRAKVEAAIANARAALDLPDGLSALLWSYAPAPRATRPRSFAEVPALTPESTSLAKALKKRGFRFVGPTTAYALMQATGMVDDHLIGCHVTIDPAGA, encoded by the coding sequence GTGACTGACCTGGTGACCGGCCCGGAGGGGCTGCCCCGCTGCGCCTGGGGCGCGAGCACGCCGGATTACGCCGTCTACCACGACAGGGAGTGGGGGCGGGCGCTGCGCGGCGACGACGCGCTCTACGAGCGGCTGACCCTGGAGGCGTTCCAGTCCGGCCTGTCCTGGCTGACCATTCTGCGCAAGCGACCCGCGTTCCGGATCGCCTTCGACGAGTTCCGCATCGACAAGGTCGCCGGCTACGGCGAGGCGGACATCGCCCGCCTGCTCGCCGACACCGGCATCGTGCGCAACCGCGCCAAGGTCGAGGCGGCCATCGCCAACGCCCGGGCCGCCCTGGACCTGCCCGACGGGCTCTCCGCGCTGCTCTGGTCGTACGCGCCGGCGCCCCGGGCCACCCGGCCCCGGTCGTTCGCGGAGGTGCCGGCGCTCACCCCGGAGTCCACCTCGCTGGCCAAGGCGCTCAAGAAGCGCGGCTTCCGGTTCGTCGGCCCGACCACCGCGTACGCGCTGATGCAGGCCACCGGCATGGTCGACGACCACCTGATCGGCTGCCACGTGACCATCGACCCGGCCGGGGCGTGA
- a CDS encoding SRPBCC family protein: MTGPEGADGLAEAAQPGAGEVTATVIVDAPAQRVFAALTAWERQSDWIPFTTVRVVEGDGGEGSLVEAVTALGPAVLRDEMRVIRVDAPYEVGVVHCGRLLRGPGVLRCTPVERDRTQVVWHEWFHLPGGTAGRVAWPVLWPGSKFGLTQALKKFARLVEQGRLP; encoded by the coding sequence GTGACCGGGCCCGAAGGCGCCGACGGGCTGGCCGAGGCGGCCCAGCCCGGCGCGGGCGAGGTGACCGCCACGGTGATCGTCGACGCCCCGGCCCAGCGGGTCTTCGCGGCGCTGACCGCCTGGGAACGGCAGTCCGACTGGATCCCCTTCACCACCGTCCGGGTGGTCGAGGGGGACGGTGGCGAGGGCAGCCTGGTCGAGGCGGTCACCGCGCTCGGCCCGGCGGTGCTCCGCGACGAGATGCGGGTGATCCGGGTCGACGCGCCGTACGAGGTCGGGGTGGTGCACTGCGGGCGGCTGCTGCGCGGACCGGGCGTGCTGCGCTGCACCCCGGTGGAGCGGGACCGGACCCAGGTGGTCTGGCACGAGTGGTTCCACCTGCCCGGCGGGACCGCGGGCCGGGTCGCCTGGCCGGTGCTCTGGCCCGGCTCGAAGTTCGGCCTGACCCAGGCACTGAAGAAGTTCGCCCGGCTGGTGGAGCAGGGCCGGCTGCCCTGA
- the folP gene encoding dihydropteroate synthase encodes MAGALRLGGRTFAPGELVVMAIVNRTPDSFFDRGATFAADSALRAVERAVTEGAEIIDIGGVKAGPGEGVDAAEEIRRTVDTIAAVRAAFPDVVISIDTWRAEVAVEAVAAGADLLNDTWSGADPALARVAAATGAGLVCSHAGGLSPRTRPHRAAFDDVVADVVATVTGLAERAVALGVRPDGILIDPAHDFGKNTRHSLEITRRLAELSGTGWPLLVALSNKDFIGETLDLPVPDRLEGTLAATAVSAWLGARVFRAHQVLQTRRVLDMVASIRGDRPPTLTRRGLA; translated from the coding sequence ATGGCCGGGGCGCTGCGGCTCGGTGGGCGGACGTTCGCCCCCGGGGAACTGGTGGTGATGGCGATCGTCAACCGCACGCCGGACTCGTTCTTCGACCGGGGCGCCACCTTCGCGGCGGACAGCGCGCTGCGCGCGGTGGAGCGCGCGGTCACCGAGGGCGCCGAGATCATCGACATCGGCGGGGTGAAGGCCGGACCGGGCGAGGGGGTCGACGCCGCCGAGGAGATCCGCCGGACGGTGGACACCATCGCCGCGGTCCGGGCCGCCTTCCCCGACGTGGTCATCTCGATCGACACCTGGCGGGCCGAGGTGGCGGTGGAGGCGGTGGCGGCCGGCGCCGACCTGCTGAACGACACCTGGTCGGGGGCGGATCCGGCGTTGGCCCGGGTCGCCGCGGCGACCGGCGCCGGGCTGGTCTGCTCGCACGCCGGCGGGCTCAGTCCGCGTACCCGGCCGCACCGGGCGGCCTTCGACGACGTGGTGGCCGACGTGGTCGCGACGGTGACCGGGCTCGCCGAGCGGGCGGTCGCCCTCGGCGTACGCCCCGACGGCATCCTGATCGACCCGGCGCACGACTTCGGCAAGAACACCCGGCACTCGCTGGAGATCACCCGGCGGCTCGCCGAGCTCTCCGGCACCGGCTGGCCGCTGCTGGTGGCCCTGTCGAACAAGGACTTCATCGGCGAGACGCTGGACCTGCCCGTGCCTGACAGGCTGGAGGGCACCCTGGCCGCGACCGCGGTCTCGGCGTGGCTGGGGGCCCGGGTGTTCCGCGCCCACCAGGTGCTCCAGACCCGTCGGGTGCTGGACATGGTCGCCTCGATCCGGGGCGACCGGCCGCCCACCCTGACCCGGCGCGGCCTGGCCTGA